CATTCCACCTCTCAGAGCCTGAAGCAACTGAGGAACTTTCACACTGCACTTCACCTCACTTGCCACTCAGCCTCTAGTACTGGCTCCTCCTCTCCCTACCTTAAGATATCTCTTACTTACTGCCTCATAGTTTTAAATTCCTTGTATCAGTCAGGAAGGGCTGAATTATGCTGAGGTTACAAACAACCTCAAAATCTCACCGGCTGTATGTGGAAGCTAACacatacaacaaactagtgaagaTAATATAAAAGGAGCAGACTTACAGatacaaactagtggttaccagtgatgGGGAAGGGGTACTATGGGGGTAAGAGAgtgggaggtacaaactattgggtGTAAGATAGGCTCAGCTATGTATTGTATATCAGGGGGAATAAAACCAACACTTTGTACTGTGAATGggaagtaacctttaaaaactgaccCAGatagatgttatggggagggaggtgggaggggggttcatgtttgggaacgcatgtaagaattaaagattttaaaattaaaaaaaaaataaaaataaaaataaaaattttttttaaaaaaagaaaaaaaaatccctaagaaCAACCAATCCAAACACAGTCAACTAGGCATTCTCAAATAAAACAAGCACTTCAGCTATAGCCAATCAAATAATTTCCttgttttccatctctttaaacaTCTTTCCTTAAACTCTTAACCACTCTGGTTTGGCAGTACCCAATTTGTTTTCTGcccaaataaactcttaaaaaatgtttctaagtCTCAGCAGCTCATAAAGACAGGTTTCTCACTCCACTTCTTGTCCATTGTGGGTTGGCTACATCTCTGCTCTGTCTTCACTCCAGGACCAAGACTGAAGGGACAGCCCTCACCTGGGACATTGCTGGTCCCACAGCAGTAAAGAGAGAAGATGGCTATCACTTAATGGCTCTTAGTTCTGCCTAGGAATGGCACTGTCAGTTCTCACTTTCCAGAGGGCAAAGCAGATTATGCGGCTAATCGTGAGGGCAATATGATAAGAATATAGAATCCTGTAAGGATGGATACCAAAGAAAACTTTTGGGGGgctttgtgagatcttagttccccaccagggatcaaacctatgccccctgaagtggaagtgcagagttctaaccactggacagcaaggaaattccCAATAGcatatctttttgaaaaataacaaaattttccaTACTATCTGTATCTATCAATGGGTATGGACCTCTCAAACTCAACACCTCCAAAACTGATCTCCAGATTCTCATCCTATTCTGTTCTCTCCATACAGACTATTTAGTTGATAGCAATGCATCTGACTGCCCCAGCCCAAATCCTTGAAGTCATTCTTAACACTGCTTCCTCACAGCACACCCAATCCATCAGGAAGTCCTGCTGGCTCtgccttcaaaatatatccagaatctgaCCACTTCTCCCTACATCTGCTGCTACTAACCTGGCGTGATCATcatctcttgcctggacaactGCAATAGCCTCCTGTCTGGTCTCCCTGCCTCTAGCCTCCCTTCCCATCCTCTCCAGTCTATTCTTAACACAGCAGCCAGAGCAATCCTTTACAAATCAAAGACAGGACACATTACTCCcactgctcaaaatcctccaatggCTGCCCATTTCTCTGAGTAGAAGCTGCAGCCTTTACAATGGTCTGTGAAGTCCTACATGCTCTGCATCTCCCCACCCAATCTAATGTTATTTCCCACTCCTCTTTCATTCACACACTTGCCTCCCTGCTGTCCtcttgaatgtgtgtgtgcctctTTTGTCCACCTTAAGGCCTCTGCActtgttccctctgcctgcagtgctctCCTCCTAGTTATCTGTATAGGAGACTCCCTCACCTTCTTCAACTATTTCTTTCCCAGTTATGCCTCCCCTGACTTCCATATTTAAAATTGCAACACTCTCCCCATTTCTTTAGCACTTCCAATCCCCCTTATCCTGCTCTATATTTTTTCCCAAAGCACTAATCATCTTCTTACAAACTATTTAATGTACTCTCTCTAGTCTTGTCTGTCCCCACTAGAAAGTAACTTTCACAAGGACTCAGATTTTTGTCACTTTTGCTCCTTGATGTCTCTCAAACGCTTAAGGGATTGTCTGTCAGTAGGCACTTCATGAATATTTGTTAATTGATAAATGAACATGGGTGAAAAAAACAAGATGCAGAAGAATGCATACTGTGTGATACTCCATCAAGTTTCaagacaaaatgttttaaaatgttcagggaatcatacacacacatatggtaTATTAGTGCATATTACTAAGGGATGGTGACATTTTGGATAGTGGTTATTCTTAGGGTAAGGATGAGGAAGAACAGACATAAGACACTTAAATAGTATTAATCGTGTTCTATTTCTTAACTAGGGAGTTGGTTCATGGGTCTCTTTTATCATGCTTCCTTTTCCTAAGTTACATATGGCTTATAAATAATTCCCCTGTGTGCATCAAATATTTTAGTTACAAAATGGTTAGACAGTGAACGAGTGAGGTTGGAACTAGCTGTAGGAGTTGATGTATGGTATTCCAAACAAAGGAACGCAAtgtacaaaggccctgaggtgggaacaGTTGTAGTGTTGGAGGACTTGATAGGAAGCCAGCGTACCTGGAGAACAGTAAACAAGGAAGAGGGGGGCATGAGATGAACTGGAGAGGTGTGCAGGAACCAGATCTTGAACCACAGTAAGGGGTATGGATCTAATTCTAAGTGTGGTAGGAAGCCAGTGGAGGATTTTAAGCAGGTGTAAGACATGATCAGATTAATGTTAGCAAGAGATTTTGGCTGTGGCTTTGGCTGGGCTTCCCAAAATACAAAGGAATACAGGCAAATTTAAGCCTTTAATTTGACTAGAGCATAAGTAAAAATAAAGGGGGAATGGTGGTGGCATTTACTGAAACAGAAAAAACTAAATAGAGCCTAATGCAAAAGGGATGTTGTAAATCAGTTTGAGACTTGGAAAGGTGAGCAGGAATCAGATCATGAAGactcataaaacaaaaacattgggGAACAATTTGGTTTAtgccatgcgtgcatgctcagtcgtgttcaactcattgtagcccaccaggctccaccatccattggattctccaggcaagaatactggctcgggctgccatttcctcctccaggggatcttccctcctgcatctcctgcactggcaggcagattctttaccaccgagtcacctgggaagcccccttgctTTATAGATGCTTTCAAAGGTTTTAAGCTGCAGTGTGCCATGGTCAGATTTGCTTTCAGAAAAATCCCTTTGGTAGCCAAGGCAGAAAAGCAGTAGAGAGCCTAACACTGGAGCAAGGGAGCCCAGTGAGGTTCCTGGGAACATTATCTGGCACCAGCTTGTGAGGCCTCAATTAGGGTTGCGACAGCAGAGATGGAGAACACAGATATGAAATATGTCAGGAAGTAAAATCAGTAGAAATCAATAGCTGGTAAGATACTGTGGGGAGAAAggaatggggggtgggggtatAGTCAAGTATGATGGTTAGCACTAATTGGCCATCCAACTCACCCTTGCTCCAGATGTATCAGGTAGATCTGCCACCAGATCCCAAGGAGGTGGCACCCACCGAAGCTAGAAATCAAGAAAAGGAGCGACAGAGTCGTTTCTTCAATGTGCGGACCAGAGTCATGGGGGTGAGTGGGCAGTGGGGACTTTCTCTGGACCAGGGGTCACCTCACTCTTACACCAGGAGAGGAACATAGCGGTGCCCATCACAGCCCCTCCCTGATTTGAGCAGACTGCAGGGTtataaaggaaggaggaagggaaaaaggcACCCACCCCAACGTGTGGTGAGGGCCTGAGAAAGAGGCCTAGAGGTGCAGGGGAAGAGGAGCCAGTGACAGCAGACTCTTCTCCAGTCAACTCTAGGCCAAGTGGCCTGGTTTTCAAGAGACAAGTAAATGGAGCCAAAAGAAGTCTATAAAGAATATTTGGTATTGCATGCATATGCCAAAACTCTCTGGAAGGCTACATAAGAAACTGGTAACTGATGGGAGGGACACTTACTCTTCCCTAAGCTGTACTCCCTTTTGCactattttgaaatgttttaaatgaattatagtcaaaataaagagaaaatattgatagtttaagaaaaaaaatagattgctAGGTGGGTGGATGAGTGGTGTGACTTGAGATCTAGTTGGCAAATGTTTCAAGGCCTGttctgtgccaagcactgggTTAGGCATTAGGAACACAAAGCTGACTAAGGCCCAGTCTCTGCCCTTAGCAAGCTCACAGCCTAGGAGACAATCAATAGAGGCAAAGTTCAAGGTAATGATAGTGGGTCCTAGGTGCTATGGGAGTAGCACCTGCTAGAGGGATCAGGGAAGGCTCAGCTGGTCTTAagggatgaataggagtttgggtaaaaagaggaagaaagagtgtTCCAAGTGGAGGGAGCTGCTGGAGCAAAGGCCATCAATATGAAACAGTGTAAGATATGTAGAGAACTGTAAGCAGAGCTCCTCAGGGTGGGAAAAGGGAAGAGGGTGAGAAGAGGCTGGAGGCAGAGGCTAGACCACTGAGGGACCTACAAACCATGGTGAGATGGTGGGACATTATCCAGTAGATACTGTGGATCCTATAGGAGGATTTTGAGGCAGATAAATTCTGAGCAGTCTGTGTTAGAGCATTCGAGGCCCACTGCTGGGCTCCTACCTTGATTTAGCCTATTTCTTTGGGATCAGGTGGATGTTGAAGCCCTGAACAACCAGGTGGAAGAACGAAAACTTCAGGAGGCAACAGAACGAAGCAAGAAGGCAGCTTATGGTAAAAAGCCCAAGGCTGGAGGCCAGCCAAGGGGGAAAAGCAAGGATCTGAGTGGGCTAAGGCAGGGCAGTTCTGCTCTGGAGTGCAGCCTGAAGTCTGGGGGGTGTGGTAAGACAAACCAGATGGGCCTTtgggagcagtggctgtgctgagTAGGCTGTCTCTCCTGTGGGGCCTTCTCCATACCCCTATCCACCACCCCCAGGTACCAACCAGGTGCAATatgatctggtggctcagatgctagagaaggaagaggcagaaCGGACACGTCGGCTGGCCAAGAAAGTCCAAAACTTTAGAGAACAGAGGCAGCAACTCAGGAACAGGCGTGAATTTGACTTCTGGGATTCAAACCAACTCTGGAGGGAGTTTCCAGCTTATCTTGGTGACAATGCTCCCTACTATGGCCAAGCCAGCCTGCAGTGCTTCTCTGGGGAAGATCTGGAGAGGGCCGCATGTCTGAGAATGCAGCAGGAGCAGTTCCAATACAGCCTGGAGAGGCAGCTACAAGAGCAACAGCAAGCCAGAGTTGATGAGAACTATACAGGTAAGCAGCGAGGCCCTCCAGGCTGTGACCTGAGGCCTGGTGGAAAGCCATCC
This portion of the Capra hircus breed San Clemente chromosome X unlocalized genomic scaffold, ASM170441v1, whole genome shotgun sequence genome encodes:
- the RIBC1 gene encoding RIB43A-like with coiled-coils protein 1 isoform X3, encoding MMVSTNWPSNSPLLQMYQVDLPPDPKEVAPTEARNQEKERQSRFFNVRTRVMGVDVEALNNQVEERKLQEATERSKKAAYGTNQVQYDLVAQMLEKEEAERTRRLAKKVQNFREQRQQLRNRREFDFWDSNQLWREFPAYLGDNAPYYGQASLQCFSGEDLERAACLRMQQEQFQYSLERQLQEQQQARVDENYTDMLDDQLRLAVDMRAAQLAKLEESCRIAMMAATANANKAQAAKLAERQRREHQRQQEANLVEVQNQITSDLLAENPQVAQNPVAPHRVLPYCWKGMTPEQRATIKKVQETHHHEKEAQRQAEQALDAKWESQAINLAQAAMELEEQEKELCAEFRRGLGSFNQQLAKEQKAQ
- the RIBC1 gene encoding RIB43A-like with coiled-coils protein 1 isoform X1, with amino-acid sequence MMVSTNWPSNSPLLQMYQVDLPPDPKEVAPTEARNQEKERQSRFFNVRTRVMGVDVEALNNQVEERKLQEATERSKKAAYGTNQVQYDLVAQMLEKEEAERTRRLAKKVQNFREQRQQLRNRREFDFWDSNQLWREFPAYLGDNAPYYGQASLQCFSGEDLERAACLRMQQEQFQYSLERQLQEQQQARVDENYTDMLDDQLRLAVDMRAAQLAKLEESCRIAMMAATANANKAQAAKLAERQRREHQRQQEANLVEVQNQITSDLLAENPQVAQNPVAPHRVLPYCWKGMTPEQRATIKKVQETHHHEKEAQRQAEQALDAKWESQAINLAQAAMELEEQEKELCAEFRRGLGSFNQQLAKEQKAHPISSAI
- the RIBC1 gene encoding RIB43A-like with coiled-coils protein 1 isoform X2; this encodes MMVSTNWPSNSPLLQMYQVDLPPDPKEVAPTEARNQEKERQSRFFNVRTRVMGVDVEALNNQVEERKLQEATERSKKAAYGTNQVQYDLVAQMLEKEEAERTRRLAKKVQNFREQRQQLRNRREFDFWDSNQLWREFPAYLGDNAPYYGQASLQCFSGEDLERAACLRMQQEQFQYSLERQLQEQQQARVDENYTDMLDDQLRLAVDMRAAQLAKLEESCRIAMMAATANANKAQAAKLAERQRREHQRQQEANLVEVQNQITSDLLAENPQVAQNPVAPHRVLPYCWKGMTPEQRATIKKVQETHHHEKEAQRQAEQALDAKWESQAINLAQAAMELEEQEKELCAEFRRGLGSFNQQLAKEQKAHR